The Hevea brasiliensis isolate MT/VB/25A 57/8 chromosome 9, ASM3005281v1, whole genome shotgun sequence nucleotide sequence tagacctaaattgacttggaagagagtagtacaacatgacctagaagcattggaTATTTtggagaatttaacccaaaatcgtttagaatggagaaagagaatccatatagccgactccaaattcttaggataaaggcttagttgagttgagttgaaattGGTTATTGTGAGGCTAATATTTTGATTCAATTATGAATATttactcaattaattttttttagcacTTTTTTTCCTGCACCTCGTTCTCTTGTGCCTTGTGCCTTTTACAAATATGTTCCTCTGTGGAGTTACAGCCAGATTTGGACAaggttttataatattttatttttgatatgtTGTGATTTTTGGTTTCATGGTTTTTTCAGCCATTCCATACAAGGAGTCAGCTATTTACTAAGGTAATGTTCTAATATCAGTCAAATGTTTGTTTGTATTCTATTGAGTATTACACGATTGTAGTGATTTTGAAGTACTGTAgtcaaagataaaaaaaaatattggttTATTAACTCTAGCAACGGAGGTCTTATCCTGATTTATGGAGTTCACAGTTCAGATAGATAGACATACTTTTTTAATACTTTGCTCAAATTCAGGCCATTTTATTTCTTATCCTAGAGGCTTTCATGTCCGTGCAAACACTCAATTTTAGGTTTTCTCTCGTAGACTTTATCTGTTAAATTGCAGTTATGTTTTTCTAACCAAGTtgaccccttttttttttatatatatattcttaattgcTGTCTCAAAATCATCATTGTTTATAATCATCACCAAAATCATCAAGGGTGTGGTGATTTTGGATATGACACAAGGATGGCACAAATCCACCGAGAAAATCTGAATTCAATACAACGTTAAGTTACAAACATGTCAGACCCAAAAATTATGTAATATGAAccattttgaaattaaaattaataaatttatttgttaTCATTTTATCATTTTGAGATTGTAATTAGTTATTGCAGTTAAGAAGTCCCATATCTTTAAAATTATTTGCCATTATTAATTATCCTTTTTGTGCGGTCAGATCAGTGTTTACTCTTGGTTTTAGGCATGGGATTAAATTGCCTCGTTTATGAGGCCATGTGTAATAATTTTAGTGTGTATGGTTGATCCTGCTTAATGTACAAGTTCTTGCTCCTTTTTTGTGTAAGTTGAAGTCAATGCAGACATCTTCAATTCAGTTGATTATGCTTCctaatatttttcattttataaattttttgcaGTTCATCAAAGTCATATACTATCAACTGAAATATGGACTTCAGAAAGATAGAGAAGAAACAAATTGTGCAGGGGTAGGTGTATCAACATTGTTGGACGAGTCTTGGTTTTCTGCTGATAGCTTTTTACACCGACTATGTAAGGTAACTTTCAGCATAAAAATTACCCACTTTTTCTTTATGCATACAGAAGAAAAGTTGTTTTGCATAACTGAATTGTGTCACACTGATTCAAACATGTTAATCTGCTTATGAAGTCCTCAGCACTTAGTTGATCTGGTAAATTGAGTACAATATCTTGTAAAACTTGGCTAGCTTCTTTTCCAAGAGGCCAAAAGGAGGAAGGAGGGATGTGAGGGagaaattcaatttttagcaatgtaGAGTCCTATTACATTGCATGGGTAAATTTTATGTTAAAGGTACAGGCGTACAGCTTATCTATTAAAGGTTGATCGGAATTGCAGGATTTCTTTTTGTTGGTGCAAGATGCCTTGGTGGTTGATGGAGATCTTTTGATGTGGGTATGTACATCAATTCTGGATTCTTCTTACTAAGATTTATTTGTTCTTTTATGCAATATATATATTGATGGCTCAAAAGTTCTACTGTGGGAAGTGTTGTCATTAAATGATTGGTGTTGTTGGTGCTAAAAATTTCCTATAGTGGCTTTTGATGAACTGATTGTTatcttctctctttttctctctttatcTCATGCATACTGTTCAGCATTGAAAGGACAATTTACCGCTCATATGGTAATGCATGCAGCTTCCTTTTTTGTCTCTTATAAAATGatagcagtttttgcaaaattcCTGGGTCATATTTGTGTATTTAATATTTGCTTCTACATTTTGAAATAATAAATTCTCTTTCATTGCTTTAAGAAAATCATTTTGCCTTTGTTGGCCATTTGCAAGAAAGATTCATATGTTGTCCCTCAATATGAACTTTCAAGTGCAACGTTCTATTACAGTTTACAGACTTGAAGATTTGAGGATCTTAACCTGTAACAACCTAGGACAATATCCTTTGCTTGGAAATCAATTGCTATGAAtctatttgttattttaatttattaaatttcagGTTTAAAGCTTACTAACTTCAAGTTTTATCAATGGATATTCTCGTACTGTACGGTCTAAGGGACAATGTTACATGCATTTTCATTTCTAAATGTTGCAGACCAGGAGTCTCAAAGAACTGCTTGAGACCAGTCTGGGATGGGAGTTCCAGCAGAACAGTGCAGTGGATGGAATGTACTTTGAAGACGATGACGAGGTGCATTTACATGTGTATTACCTGTGGCATAACATCCATCTTTCatgtctctctctctcaattttgGTTATCATCTTATGCAGTATGCTCCTGTTGTTGAGATGATGGATGACACCAACTATAATGAAGCTGAAGCAACTTAGACCAGAAAAATAGAACCCCCCCTTCACTGTGTTTAACAAATATCAGTATGAGATGAGTTGCATGTAGTGCTAAGGTGGTTTTTGGAGGACAGTTTGGGTTTTCCATGCGAATCAATTGCGTAATCATCTTGGCGGATTAgagcataatttgtttgaggatGAATATGTTtatgaactttgtatatatatatatagatagttTATGAAGTTTGGGATTAAGGCCTAATTGATGTTGTTGATGAGATAGTTATGTAGGCTGACTTATTCTTAGATTTTATTTTTCACTAAAATGGTTAGGCGGGTGGGAAATAGTTCTGAAAAATTGATCACCGTGTGCCTCGTCAAGAAATTCATAAAGCCTTCTCTCGTTTGCTATTTACAGTTGGGTGAATGCTCGCGGGTCCCTCGAGGTTTtgcttaaataaataaataaataaaattaggcaCGTTGTGGATTTTTGGCACTCATTCGGATCAAGTGATTTTGCTCTTTCCAAATAAGCAATTTTAGTATTTAATACgatcattttaatattttaaattataaatatatttttgtaGATTACAGGTATTTTATAGCTCCCTGAGTGAGGCATAATCTATTTGTACTGAAAAGATTTACTATGGATTGAAGTGTTCTTAATGGGGATTTATTTTTTTACAAAGATGAaatacttaatttttttaaaaaatttttattttattatattttaatttttaaattattatattatgaaatatttcactttttaaaaatttatattttttaatattaatgataatataagaattaaaattattattatggaaTTTTGCTATTATCTCGAAATAAAGTGTAAAAATGATTTTACAAATCTATTAGGGTAGGGTAGTGCATGTTGCATGGTAAAAATTAAAAACCGATTAGAAtgccaattaaaaattaaaaataatgggCCTGGGTAATTATTTTGTTGAAGTAAGCTCCAGTTTAAGTGCGAAGTAACCTAAGCTCTAGCCAAATAACCTAGTGAATCAGTGAGTGGAGACCCAACTCGGTTGGCAGAAGGCTAAGATAGATGGCCGCTCGACGCTGTTCCCTCCTTTCATTCCTTCATTCCGTCTTCAGAATCTCAAGGCTCCGTTCTCTACATCCACCTTCTCTAAGGTCACACGCTTCTTTGCTTATAAAAATATTTGTAACTTTCTTCTACTTCGATTATACTTTTGAATTAGCTGCTATTTAATGGAAAATTATGAGTAACCCCATTTCTACCTCTCCCAGATTACAAGGTCTTTCTCACTCTGTTATAAATTATTCAAGAAATCACATTTATGATGGGCTTTGTCCAAATTTTCAAGGTCagtttcattatttttattttatttttttatatgtatatatgtgtgtTTTGAATGGATATGCTCATGTTTCTTCTTTTTTACCCTGTTTATTGTTTCTTAGATGAGCTTTACGAAGTTCATTATGTGTGAAAGATCATTTACAATTCCTAGTACTAGTTTTGTCAATGGAAATATTGGTAGCGTAATCCATGTGCTTGTGAAAAGTCCTCATAGCAGGCATTTATTTATTACCTGAAACGAACCCGGTTCTTCTTATTTATCTATTGTGCTAGAAGATTGATTTCGGGTCTGAATCTTCATTTGGCGCTCTGTGAATTTGGGTTCCGTGTGCTATTGAAATCCTGTGGATATCCATCGCCCCCAACTCTTCGTTTGGTTGTCAAGATAGAAAGGGACCATACTGATCATGGAATTATTAATTTCTGGTTGAAATTGCTTAAACAGAGCAGTTTTAAGTCCATTTTCTTGTAGTATTCGCTTCATTAGCGTTTTTTAAAAATGTTATCTTGCAACTGCGAAGGTATTTCAGGTCGATAGTTTTTCGAATCTGCTAGCACCTTGAACTCATTTGGAGCAGCGTCGCAGCACTACTACTGCCAACCTTAGCCAAGACAGATCAaagaaattataaaataactTGTATTTATCTTGTGTAGAAGGATTTATAGTAATTTAGAATCCAAGAAGACTGCGTGCTGTTGCTTATCTTTGAAAATGATGCATATCCTATATTTGCTATTTTGCAGCATCTCGATCATATGCTCGTCCTCGAGGCAAGCATTATGACCTATTTGGCAGTGCTAAGCCTGGTGATGAGGAATTCAAGAAAGCATGGAAGaaagagatggaagaagatgattGCTTATGGACAGGAAGTGAAGATGAAAGCGAGGATGAAAATAATTCCAAAAAGGGTCAAAATCGTCTTGAAAAAGAGATTCGGAAAGTAAGGCAGCAGGCAAAGGAGCACTCACATCTTATTGATGCTGATGATAGTGATGAGTTATGGAGTGTATGGTCTGGGAGTGATGAGGAGAAGACTCTATGGACTGGTAGCGAAggcgatgatgatgatgatattcCTACAGAAGCATACCCAAATGAAACTAGTGACAAGTATATAgataaattgtttgaatttgaGGAAAAACCCAAATATCGCACAATCTCTGAACTATTGAAAGCAGAAAATGAACCTGAAGAGTTGTCCCCTGGGAAGCAAGCTAGGAAACTTGCAGTTGAGAATGCcttaaaaaaattgaagaaagggCCAGATGGGCGTTACATCAATGTGTGGGAAGTCATGAGTGATGTAGACATTCTAATTGGAGCATTTGAAAATATTGTCTCTGGGCCTGAGTATGAGGAGCTTAGACAAGGAGGACCTAAAAAATTGAATATGCAGTTTTTCAAGGATATACAAGCGCGTATGAGAGATCCAAATTACAAGTTCTCACCAGAGTTGAAGTTAAAACCAAAGAGCAAACTAGTTCCAAGAAAGAAATGGCAGAAGGTGCAGTCTAGACGAAGGAAGGCACAAAAACGCTAGGTGGTAGTCTTCTCCACTCAACATTGAGACAAATTACTTCTACATTTGTTGACCATTGGAAGACTGTTTTTTGCATTCTCCACATATTGTCCTTCCTTAAGATTACGGCTGATTATATGATACTTTAGATGAGCATGGCTGTAATTATGGTTTCTTGATCACCTTTAAAAGCTTGCTTAGTAATTTAATTAGAGGCAAGTTCATTCTtctttgttttatatatatatatatatagtttaaatGTTTCTTTTGTTTGTAACTTCACACCTGATTTTGTACACACAGGGTATATATAATGAGAAATTGTTAGCTTTCTTTTGGTTTCTCGTGTCCTTGTAGTATTTTGTGTCAAAATGGTCTGCTGATATATTTCTTATATTATGATTCTTTTCTAATGATTAATGGCAGCAGTTTTTGTTTGGGAATCAGGTATCTGCATTGTTTATCTACTGGCCGAAAAAGAGCATTGCCTGCAATAAgaatgattttattttctcttggAATAAGACAACATTTGTAGCCAGGAAAACGTGTTCCTAGATAAACATTGTTATTAAGCTGGGATTGGGAAAGTAATTCAGTGGGTGTGACCTTTTGAGGGATCTAATTAAGCAGTTTGGGTATCTCATGGCAACTGTATATCTTGAAGGGTTTTTCAAGTTCTTGAATGCTTATTTCGAAGAGGGACACAAGATTTCACTGTCATACGTTAATTACAGCTGACCTTATAGAAAATGGGATATATAAATGTCCGGAAGTCTTGGTGATTACAACTGCTTGGTCGGAATTTCCAAATTCATGGAGCTATGTGTGCTGCaactcattttattttttttttaatcacaaaTCAGCTTTTTCACAACCATAACTTCATGACAGAGTTGTATCGTTGGTCAGCTCTTTTTTTTAAGCAGAAAAATATGGGCTTTTTATCACATTAAATTCATCTTTTTTGGTTTTG carries:
- the LOC110658003 gene encoding uncharacterized protein LOC110658003 isoform X1 yields the protein MAARRCSLLSFLHSVFRISRLRSLHPPSLRLQGLSHSVINYSRNHIYDGLCPNFQASRSYARPRGKHYDLFGSAKPGDEEFKKAWKKEMEEDDCLWTGSEDESEDENNSKKGQNRLEKEIRKVRQQAKEHSHLIDADDSDELWSVWSGSDEEKTLWTGSEGDDDDDIPTEAYPNETSDKYIDKLFEFEEKPKYRTISELLKAENEPEELSPGKQARKLAVENALKKLKKGPDGRYINVWEVMSDVDILIGAFENIVSGPEYEELRQGGPKKLNMQFFKDIQARMRDPNYKFSPELKLKPKSKLVPRKKWQKVQSRRRKAQKR
- the LOC110658003 gene encoding uncharacterized protein LOC110658003 isoform X2; protein product: MEEDDCLWTGSEDESEDENNSKKGQNRLEKEIRKVRQQAKEHSHLIDADDSDELWSVWSGSDEEKTLWTGSEGDDDDDIPTEAYPNETSDKYIDKLFEFEEKPKYRTISELLKAENEPEELSPGKQARKLAVENALKKLKKGPDGRYINVWEVMSDVDILIGAFENIVSGPEYEELRQGGPKKLNMQFFKDIQARMRDPNYKFSPELKLKPKSKLVPRKKWQKVQSRRRKAQKR